The window TATCAGTGGACACCCTTGATGGAGGGAGACGTGGACTGGAAAGCCGTCATGGGTGAGCTGAGGGCGATAGGATACGACGATTTCCTGATCTCCGAGGTGGGTGGCGATGAGGAGGCACATCGAAGAACCGCTGAGACCATAGACAGGATAATCTCGCTCGTCTGATGTAAAGGGGCGCAAGATCTTGCGCCCCTTGTCCTCCGGATCGAAATAAGTTATCCTTTAAACCGTATAAACCGCAGCGATTTGACATTCACCGGGACGGGGGTAAACATGTCGGGAATATCGTTTTTCGATATCTTCTGGATTTTCTTCATCATAGTCTCGCTTACACCGATGATCAAGCAGCGGATGTTGGAGGCGAGCAGGCTCAAGCTGATGAGACGGATCGAGCAGAGAAGGAAAAGCAGGGTGATAGCGCTTATACATCGCCAGGAGACCATGTCGCTTTTGGGGTTCCCCATAATGAAATATATCACGATCCAGGACTCGGAGGAGGTGCTTCGGGCGATAAAGATGACCGACGAGGACGTTCCCATAGATCTGATCCTGCACACGCCCGGCGGGTTGGTTCTGGCGGCCGAACAGATAGCGCATGCTCTGGCCTCGCATAAGGCCAAGGTCACGGTCTTCATCCCCCATTATGCCATGTCGGGCGGGACGCTTCTAGCGTTGGCCGCCGATGAGATCGTTATGAGCGAGAACGCCGTTCTCGGACCCGTTGATCCCCAATTGGGCCAATATCCCGCCGCTTCGATATTGAAGGTGCTCGAGATGAAGGATAAAAACGAGATCGAAGACGAGACGCTTATCCTCGCCGATGTCGCCCAGAAGGCGATGAATCAGGTCAAAAACTGCGTCAAGACCCTGCTGTTGAGAAAGGGGATGGATGAGGCTAAGGCCGAACGGATAGCCGATACGCTCACACAGGGGAGATGGACGCATGATTACCCGATAACGGTCGATGAGGCCAGGGAGCTCGGATTGCCCATATCGACCGATTTGCCCGTTGAGATAGATCTGCTCATGAACCTCTTCCCACAGCCCTATCAGAAGAGGCCTTCCGTCCAGTACATTCCCATACCCTACAAATCGGGCAAGGGCGAAAGGAAACCTATATCCGAGAAGCTGGAAATCCACCTATGAAACGGAGGTGATCGGGTGAAGCTTGATAGATGGGACCCATGGGATGAATTTTTGGAGCTGAAGCGCGAGGTCGATAGGCTTTTCACCTCATTCCTGAGGAGGATAGCTGAGGAGGTGCCGGCAACGCCGGCTTTCTCACCGCCCACCGACATCTATGAGACCGAGAGGGAGCTGGTCATCAGGCTGGCATTGCCGGATGTGATCGGGGAGGACGTCGATGTCTGTCTGAACGGCGATCAGGTGATCATCCAAGGCGAAAGGGACATGCCTTTTGATGCCGTCGCCTATCATCACAGGGAGTGGGAATACGGCAGGTTCAAGAGGGTTATCACACTGCCGTTTCACGTGGAGCCGGACTCCCTGAAGGTGAAACTGGAGGATGGAACGCTGGAGATAAGGCTCGCCAAGAGGTGATGGAGAATGCCACAAAAGGATTATTACCAGATCCTAGGTGTCAGCAGGGATGCCTCGCAGGAGGAGATCAAGCGGGCCTATCGAAGGCTCGCTATGAAATACCATCCGGATAAAAATCCGGGCGATAAGGAGGCCGAGGAGAGGTT is drawn from Candidatus Poribacteria bacterium and contains these coding sequences:
- a CDS encoding ATP-dependent Clp protease proteolytic subunit; amino-acid sequence: MSGISFFDIFWIFFIIVSLTPMIKQRMLEASRLKLMRRIEQRRKSRVIALIHRQETMSLLGFPIMKYITIQDSEEVLRAIKMTDEDVPIDLILHTPGGLVLAAEQIAHALASHKAKVTVFIPHYAMSGGTLLALAADEIVMSENAVLGPVDPQLGQYPAASILKVLEMKDKNEIEDETLILADVAQKAMNQVKNCVKTLLLRKGMDEAKAERIADTLTQGRWTHDYPITVDEARELGLPISTDLPVEIDLLMNLFPQPYQKRPSVQYIPIPYKSGKGERKPISEKLEIHL
- a CDS encoding Hsp20/alpha crystallin family protein yields the protein MKLDRWDPWDEFLELKREVDRLFTSFLRRIAEEVPATPAFSPPTDIYETERELVIRLALPDVIGEDVDVCLNGDQVIIQGERDMPFDAVAYHHREWEYGRFKRVITLPFHVEPDSLKVKLEDGTLEIRLAKR